The Thiorhodovibrio litoralis genome includes a window with the following:
- a CDS encoding type I restriction-modification system subunit M has product MSVRTTVKSIQDIMRQDVGVDGDAQRLSQLCWMFFLKIIDDQDQELEVMRDGYSSPIPARLQWRTWAANPEGMTGEDLLDFINDDLFPSLKELAALGASANRARVVRGVFADAYNYMKSGHLLRQVVNKISAVDFNDLAERKHFGDIYEQLLNDLQSAGNAGEYYTPRAVTAFMAERIDPKPGELLFDPACGTGGFLTCAIRHMRERYVKRPEDEQALQAGLRAVEKKQLPHMLCVTNLLLHGIEDPSFVRHDNTLARPYISYGQSERVDIILTNPPFGGKEEDGIESNFPAHFRTKETADLFLALFIRLLKPSGRAAVVLPDGSLFGEGVKTRLKEHLLEECNLHTVVRLPNSVFKPYASIGTNLLFFEKGEPTQDVWFYEHRVPEGQKAYSMTKPIRVEHLQGCVDWWGGAERTGREQTEQAWRVSLDEIKARTYNLDFKNPHTVADDHGDPEELLAKLNESEQQAAALRVQLKAILAEALLR; this is encoded by the coding sequence ATGTCGGTCAGAACCACCGTCAAATCCATCCAGGACATCATGCGCCAGGACGTCGGCGTCGACGGCGACGCCCAGCGCCTCTCCCAGCTGTGCTGGATGTTCTTCCTCAAGATCATCGACGATCAGGACCAGGAGCTGGAAGTCATGCGCGATGGGTACAGCTCGCCCATCCCCGCGCGGCTGCAATGGCGCACCTGGGCCGCAAACCCCGAGGGCATGACCGGCGAAGACCTGCTCGACTTCATCAACGACGACCTGTTCCCCTCGCTCAAGGAACTGGCCGCCCTTGGCGCCAGCGCCAACCGCGCCCGCGTTGTGCGTGGCGTCTTCGCGGACGCCTACAACTACATGAAGTCCGGCCACCTCCTGCGTCAGGTGGTCAACAAGATCAGCGCCGTGGACTTCAATGACCTGGCCGAGCGCAAGCACTTCGGCGACATCTACGAGCAACTGCTGAACGACCTGCAATCCGCCGGCAACGCGGGCGAGTACTACACCCCGCGCGCCGTCACCGCCTTCATGGCCGAGCGCATCGACCCCAAACCCGGCGAGCTCCTGTTCGACCCCGCCTGCGGCACCGGCGGCTTCCTCACCTGCGCCATCAGGCACATGCGCGAGCGTTACGTGAAGCGCCCGGAGGACGAGCAGGCCCTGCAAGCCGGCTTGCGCGCGGTCGAGAAGAAGCAGCTCCCGCACATGCTTTGCGTCACCAATCTGCTGCTGCACGGCATTGAGGACCCGAGCTTCGTGCGCCACGACAACACCCTGGCCCGACCCTACATCAGCTACGGCCAGAGTGAGCGGGTGGACATCATCCTCACCAACCCGCCCTTTGGCGGCAAAGAGGAAGACGGCATCGAGTCCAACTTCCCCGCCCACTTCCGCACCAAGGAGACCGCCGACCTGTTCCTGGCGCTGTTCATCCGCCTGCTCAAGCCCAGCGGGCGCGCCGCCGTGGTCCTACCCGATGGCAGCCTGTTCGGCGAGGGCGTCAAGACCCGGCTCAAGGAGCATTTGCTGGAGGAGTGCAACCTGCACACCGTCGTTCGGCTGCCCAACAGCGTCTTCAAACCCTACGCCAGCATCGGCACGAACCTGCTGTTCTTTGAGAAGGGCGAGCCGACCCAGGATGTCTGGTTCTACGAGCACCGGGTTCCCGAGGGCCAGAAAGCCTACTCCATGACCAAGCCGATTCGGGTCGAGCACCTGCAAGGCTGCGTGGACTGGTGGGGCGGCGCCGAGCGAACAGGCCGGGAGCAGACCGAGCAAGCCTGGCGGGTCAGCCTCGACGAGATCAAGGCCCGCACCTACAACCTCGACTTCAAGAACCCCCACACCGTCGCGGACGACCACGGCGACCCCGAGGAGTTGCTGGCCAAGCTGAATGAGTCCGAACAGCAGGCCGCCGCCCTGCGCGTGCAGTTGAAGGCTATCCTGGCGGAGGCGCTGTTGCGATGA
- a CDS encoding DUF3800 domain-containing protein: MSIDEPPSTAMPVQYFVDESGDGVLFDAKGRVLYEAGSAPRHFILGMARIEQPEQVAQALTELRMALLADPYFKGVPSFRPDAGKTALYFHAKDDLPEVRREVLRLLLTLDFKFSAVVKSMKAVLDYVRRRNLMDSRYRYRPNELYDLTVRMLFKQRLHQHRVYRIVFARRGKRDRTEALKEQIQLARERFLRQLGREADETALEVIPAYPQESPGLQVADYCLWALQRLFEKEEDRYVQMLWPKVSLIHDVDDNGRNRYGCYYSKRRPLTIADIKNRQV, translated from the coding sequence ATGAGCATCGACGAGCCCCCATCAACCGCAATGCCGGTTCAGTATTTCGTTGACGAAAGCGGTGATGGTGTGCTGTTCGACGCCAAAGGCCGGGTGCTGTACGAGGCGGGGAGCGCGCCACGCCATTTCATTCTGGGCATGGCGCGGATCGAACAGCCCGAGCAGGTCGCGCAGGCGTTGACGGAACTGCGAATGGCGCTCTTGGCCGATCCCTACTTCAAAGGCGTGCCGTCTTTTCGGCCCGATGCCGGCAAGACGGCGCTGTACTTCCATGCCAAGGACGATCTGCCCGAAGTCCGGCGCGAGGTCTTGCGGCTGCTGTTGACCCTGGATTTCAAATTTTCCGCTGTCGTGAAGAGTATGAAGGCGGTGCTCGACTATGTGCGCCGACGTAACCTCATGGACAGCCGCTATCGTTATCGGCCCAACGAGTTGTACGATTTGACCGTGCGCATGCTCTTCAAGCAGCGGCTTCACCAGCATCGGGTTTATCGAATCGTCTTCGCCAGACGAGGCAAGCGCGACCGCACCGAGGCACTCAAGGAGCAGATCCAACTCGCTCGTGAGCGTTTCCTGCGGCAGCTCGGTCGGGAAGCGGATGAGACGGCGTTGGAGGTGATTCCAGCTTATCCACAGGAGTCTCCGGGACTTCAGGTCGCGGACTACTGTCTGTGGGCGCTCCAGCGCTTATTCGAGAAAGAGGAGGATCGTTATGTGCAGATGTTGTGGCCGAAGGTCTCGCTGATCCACGATGTGGATGACAACGGTCGGAATCGCTACGGTTGCTACTACAGCAAGCGTCGGCCCTTGACGATCGCGGACATAAAAAATCGGCAGGTATAG
- a CDS encoding DUF433 domain-containing protein, which produces MSLSERIQTDLAVCHGQPVIRDTRVPVSIVLGSLAGGMSMSEIVDEYGVTPEDIQAALNFASDLIARQSCCRVPPDAIRESA; this is translated from the coding sequence ATGAGTTTGAGCGAACGCATTCAGACCGATCTCGCTGTCTGTCACGGCCAGCCGGTGATCCGCGATACCCGCGTTCCCGTCTCGATTGTCCTCGGTAGTTTGGCCGGCGGTATGAGCATGAGCGAGATCGTCGATGAGTACGGCGTGACCCCCGAGGACATTCAGGCTGCACTGAATTTCGCCAGTGATCTCATCGCGCGGCAGTCCTGCTGCCGCGTGCCGCCCGATGCGATCAGAGAGTCGGCCTGA
- a CDS encoding restriction endonuclease subunit S: MNPQRLLQHFDRIAEAPDAVARLRRFVLDLAVRGKLVEQDPNDESVSKTLRSIKVRGFSEGAFPVPTVWAWIDVGSVAEARLGKMLDKGKNKGNPRPYLRNVNVRWFNFDLADLLEMRFKDSELAEFELRSGDVLICEGGEPGRAAVWDQRARGIYFQKAIHRVRFSPVVDPHFFAKALKASSEDGRLQQSFTGTGIKHFTGRSLAAYRFPLPPLPEQHRIVAKVDELMVLCDRLEAAQAKREQRRDLLVAASLRQLQDEESLTQKREGAKKEKEASRKKLCAFAPSREPIFLRDIPRLTTRPEHIKYLRQTILGLAVSGELVPQDQQEEPASSLLKQIANEIAAYATANGIVPTRPDHIAPVDMPFAAPLGWQWTRLCALFNVITDGDHQPPPRAESGIAFLTIGNVTTGRLDFAGCRFVPENYFRSLPMHRTPCKGDILYTVVGATFGRPAVVDTDRKFCVQRHIAILKPTASASLHFMAYLMASPLVYSQASNKTTGTAQPTIGLRPLRNFVVPLPPLAEQHRIVAKVDELMAICDQLEAQLDTTQTDSRRLLEAVLHEALASATAAELAA; this comes from the coding sequence ATGAATCCGCAGCGACTCCTGCAGCACTTCGACCGGATTGCCGAGGCGCCCGATGCCGTTGCCCGACTGCGGCGGTTCGTTCTGGATCTGGCGGTGCGGGGGAAGCTGGTGGAGCAGGACCCAAACGACGAGTCGGTATCCAAGACCCTACGTAGCATCAAGGTGCGCGGATTCTCCGAAGGTGCGTTTCCCGTTCCTACCGTGTGGGCGTGGATCGATGTAGGTTCCGTCGCCGAGGCCCGATTGGGAAAGATGCTAGACAAAGGCAAGAACAAAGGTAACCCGCGCCCCTACCTTCGGAACGTCAATGTCCGTTGGTTCAATTTCGATCTTGCTGATCTGCTAGAAATGCGGTTCAAGGACTCTGAGCTTGCTGAGTTTGAACTACGAAGCGGTGACGTCCTCATCTGTGAGGGCGGCGAACCTGGCCGTGCCGCTGTGTGGGACCAACGGGCTCGAGGCATCTATTTCCAAAAGGCAATACACCGAGTGCGGTTCTCGCCAGTCGTCGATCCGCATTTTTTCGCAAAGGCCCTCAAAGCTAGCTCCGAAGACGGGCGGTTGCAGCAGTCATTCACAGGGACCGGCATCAAGCACTTTACCGGAAGAAGTCTTGCTGCCTACCGGTTTCCGCTCCCACCGCTACCAGAACAACACCGCATCGTCGCCAAGGTCGATGAACTGATGGTGCTGTGCGATCGGCTGGAGGCGGCGCAGGCCAAGCGCGAGCAGCGGCGCGACCTGCTGGTGGCGGCCAGCCTGCGGCAGTTGCAGGATGAAGAAAGTCTCACGCAAAAGCGCGAAGGCGCGAAGAAAGAAAAAGAAGCGAGTCGAAAAAAACTTTGCGCCTTTGCGCCTTCGCGTGAGCCCATCTTTCTTCGAGACATCCCTCGCCTAACCACCCGCCCCGAGCACATCAAGTACCTGCGCCAGACCATACTTGGCCTTGCCGTGAGTGGGGAGCTAGTGCCACAAGATCAGCAGGAGGAACCGGCGAGCAGCCTCTTGAAACAGATTGCAAACGAGATTGCTGCTTACGCCACCGCTAACGGGATCGTTCCAACTCGTCCCGATCACATTGCCCCCGTTGACATGCCGTTCGCTGCGCCGCTCGGTTGGCAATGGACCCGCCTTTGCGCTCTGTTTAATGTCATTACCGATGGCGACCATCAGCCTCCACCAAGAGCCGAGAGTGGTATAGCCTTCCTGACGATTGGAAACGTCACGACAGGACGACTTGATTTCGCCGGATGCCGATTCGTCCCAGAGAACTATTTTCGCTCGCTTCCGATGCATCGCACGCCCTGTAAAGGCGACATCCTGTATACCGTGGTTGGCGCTACATTCGGGAGGCCGGCGGTAGTCGATACTGATCGAAAGTTCTGCGTTCAGCGCCACATAGCGATCTTGAAGCCAACAGCCTCTGCGAGCTTGCACTTCATGGCGTACTTAATGGCATCGCCGTTGGTCTACAGCCAAGCATCGAATAAAACGACTGGCACTGCCCAGCCCACTATTGGCCTTCGGCCACTTCGGAATTTCGTTGTACCGTTGCCACCGCTCGCCGAGCAACACCGCATCGTCGCAAAGGTCGATGAGCTGATGGCCATCTGCGACCAACTGGAAGCCCAGCTCGACACCACCCAAACCGACAGCCGCCGCCTGCTCGAAGCCGTGCTGCATGAGGCCCTGGCCTCGGCCACAGCCGCGGAATTGGCGGCGTAG
- a CDS encoding type II toxin-antitoxin system ParD family antitoxin — MAKNTSVSLGDHFDQFIAGQLSTGRYGSATEVVRAGLRLLESEEQKLETLRHLIAEGRASGTAGYSYETFMAELDKELN, encoded by the coding sequence ATGGCGAAAAACACCAGCGTCAGCTTGGGAGACCACTTCGACCAGTTTATTGCCGGCCAGCTTTCGACGGGGCGCTACGGCTCCGCCACAGAGGTGGTGAGAGCGGGACTGCGCCTTCTTGAAAGCGAAGAGCAGAAACTGGAAACACTGCGCCATTTGATTGCTGAAGGTCGAGCCAGCGGGACGGCAGGATATAGCTACGAGACCTTTATGGCTGAGCTCGACAAAGAGCTGAATTAG
- a CDS encoding type II toxin-antitoxin system RelE/ParE family toxin, which yields MGKFSLTHAAKNDLRGIARFTEERWGRAQRRHYLKGLDDAFRMLAASPKLGNACDQIEPGLRKYHFQSHVVFYDVISDEEIHVVRVLHKSMDAHQAVFSA from the coding sequence GTGGGTAAATTTTCGCTTACCCATGCCGCCAAGAATGATCTTCGGGGAATTGCCCGTTTTACCGAGGAACGCTGGGGACGCGCACAACGCCGGCATTACCTGAAAGGGCTGGACGACGCTTTCAGAATGTTGGCCGCCTCGCCCAAGCTGGGAAATGCTTGCGACCAGATTGAGCCAGGCCTTCGTAAGTATCATTTTCAGAGTCACGTCGTGTTTTACGACGTTATCTCCGATGAAGAGATCCATGTTGTCCGTGTTCTTCACAAAAGCATGGATGCCCACCAGGCCGTTTTCTCCGCCTAA
- a CDS encoding type II toxin-antitoxin system YafQ family toxin — protein MTLKKTANSKRTSPPRAADYAKAFRKDWERLSRSGRHDMNRLKQAILLLIANDVPLGPEWLDHPLKGEWADHRECHIGGDFLLIYQVEGKTVNFVRAGTHADLFET, from the coding sequence ATGACCTTGAAAAAAACAGCCAACAGTAAACGAACCTCCCCACCACGGGCAGCCGACTACGCCAAGGCGTTCCGGAAGGACTGGGAACGCCTGTCCCGTTCCGGCCGCCACGATATGAACCGACTCAAGCAAGCCATCTTGCTGCTCATTGCAAACGATGTGCCGCTCGGGCCCGAATGGCTGGACCACCCACTCAAGGGCGAATGGGCCGATCACCGGGAATGCCACATCGGCGGTGATTTCCTGCTGATCTACCAGGTCGAGGGCAAGACCGTCAACTTCGTGCGCGCCGGCACCCACGCCGATCTATTTGAAACCTGA
- a CDS encoding type II toxin-antitoxin system RelB/DinJ family antitoxin — translation MANTSMLHVRVDDDIKAQASEALAAMGLSVSDAVRILLKRVVNDQAFPLELKVPNAETQRAMEESRAMMKARSARFQSADALFDDLEKNSQQ, via the coding sequence ATGGCCAACACATCGATGCTACATGTCCGTGTGGATGACGACATCAAGGCCCAGGCCAGCGAGGCACTGGCGGCCATGGGGTTGTCGGTTTCGGATGCCGTGCGGATTCTGCTCAAGCGCGTGGTCAACGATCAGGCGTTTCCGCTGGAGCTGAAGGTACCCAATGCCGAAACCCAGAGGGCGATGGAGGAATCGCGGGCGATGATGAAAGCACGCTCGGCCCGCTTCCAATCCGCTGACGCGCTCTTCGATGACCTTGAAAAAAACAGCCAACAGTAA
- a CDS encoding sigma-54-dependent transcriptional regulator, with translation MPSSRRLSPAERDFFALLTETVYANPFGSDQDGLSRLLGRDLPADPISQADHYGKLMPEVDKRLAALRERGLERLEQLAGEDRELMRQVFLFVGYQRHFDLFDKLIEQQSATETNTPDLRWLPQLLAGLRDNGFTPAEVRRWVALYYQLRRAYFFIERAMVGRSAPMRQLRRALWNSVFTNDLRRYTLILWGRMQDFSTLLLGETGTGKGSAAAAIGRSGAIPLSDDERGFVRGLDQTFIATNLSELSESLIESELFGHRKGAFTGAVDHHDGLFARCDAYGTLFLDEIGDVSLPVQTKLLRVLQERTFAPVGSHETRRFAGRVVAATNRPLAGLTAGLPSGQAAGSRDGSAIGAPAGSAAGFASGQGFRRDFFYRLSGNIITMPSLRERLADCPEELGELATALLERMLGEAARVEHPRIMDALTELPADYPWPGNVRELEQALRRIILNGCYVPDTLFEKGAGEQQDRWLVGVRDGSLDAAALLSGYCQRLYERLGTYEAVAAVTQLDRRTVKKHIEGKVPCETDG, from the coding sequence ATGCCCAGCTCACGCCGTTTATCGCCCGCTGAACGCGACTTCTTCGCCCTGCTGACCGAGACTGTCTATGCGAACCCGTTCGGAAGCGATCAGGACGGGCTTAGCCGCCTGCTTGGTCGTGATCTGCCAGCCGACCCGATCTCCCAGGCCGATCATTATGGCAAGCTGATGCCGGAGGTCGACAAGCGGCTGGCGGCTTTGCGCGAGCGCGGGCTCGAGCGGCTCGAGCAGTTAGCCGGCGAGGACCGCGAGTTGATGCGGCAGGTTTTTCTGTTCGTCGGCTATCAGCGCCATTTCGATCTGTTCGACAAGCTGATCGAGCAGCAGTCGGCAACAGAGACAAACACGCCCGATCTGCGCTGGCTGCCGCAATTGTTGGCCGGCCTGCGCGATAACGGCTTCACGCCCGCCGAGGTGCGGCGCTGGGTGGCGCTCTATTATCAGTTGCGCCGGGCCTATTTTTTCATCGAGCGCGCCATGGTCGGGCGCAGTGCGCCCATGCGGCAGCTGCGCCGCGCGCTTTGGAACAGTGTTTTCACCAACGACCTGCGCCGCTACACCCTGATTTTGTGGGGGCGCATGCAGGACTTCTCCACCCTGCTGCTGGGAGAGACCGGCACCGGCAAGGGCTCGGCCGCCGCCGCCATCGGTCGCTCGGGGGCCATTCCCTTGAGCGATGACGAGCGCGGCTTTGTGCGTGGGCTCGACCAGACCTTCATCGCCACCAATCTGTCGGAGCTGTCCGAGAGCCTGATCGAATCCGAGTTGTTCGGTCACCGCAAGGGCGCCTTCACCGGGGCGGTGGATCATCATGACGGCCTGTTCGCGCGCTGCGATGCCTATGGGACCCTGTTTCTGGACGAAATCGGAGATGTCTCCCTGCCGGTGCAGACCAAGCTGCTGCGCGTGCTGCAGGAGCGCACCTTCGCCCCCGTCGGCAGCCATGAGACGCGGCGCTTCGCCGGCCGGGTGGTGGCGGCAACCAACCGTCCGCTCGCTGGCTTGACCGCGGGTCTGCCGAGCGGGCAGGCGGCTGGAAGCAGGGACGGATCAGCGATCGGCGCGCCTGCTGGATCAGCGGCCGGTTTTGCTTCTGGACAAGGTTTCCGGCGCGACTTTTTCTATCGTCTCTCCGGCAATATCATCACCATGCCGAGCCTGCGCGAGCGCCTGGCCGACTGTCCCGAGGAGCTCGGCGAGCTGGCCACTGCGCTGCTCGAGCGCATGCTCGGCGAGGCTGCGCGTGTCGAGCACCCGCGCATCATGGATGCGCTGACCGAGCTGCCCGCCGACTATCCCTGGCCCGGCAATGTGCGCGAACTCGAGCAGGCGTTGCGGCGCATCATCCTGAACGGCTGCTATGTCCCCGACACCCTGTTCGAAAAGGGGGCGGGCGAGCAACAAGACCGCTGGCTCGTCGGCGTCCGCGACGGTTCGCTCGACGCTGCCGCTCTGTTGTCAGGTTATTGCCAGCGGCTATACGAGCGGCTCGGCACCTACGAGGCGGTGGCCGCGGTGACCCAGCTCGACCGGCGCACGGTGAAAAAGCACATTGAGGGCAAGGTCCCTTGTGAAACCGATGGGTGA
- a CDS encoding sulfur oxygenase reductase family protein: protein MDMKALFDAEPKSPLYVAINRVLVRNDPNLMSMMKEASSKMCLATALTPGFRGFDLMRQRGSCPMGMRWAASSDMGSELSHIWIDQFTYWDSWEAHEDFHETFEDVVVQSCAKCGGMLLDGPEEPIFRIVKSKLPKLVSRNQFVQMAFGGADPSKMKGYAMDTEHTVTVLATHQVRHGKEEEFEQGEIQTMEMLEASPGVIGWQIIKRIGLSTLGSGQATVESMMAELKREPGAKLQRTAEVWEGYSIPAEYITMVEFENMNYAQTSMPHVNVKPEILQVHGTKVLNNCLTKPTVRISDSMFSEHTYREILQGLR from the coding sequence ATGGATATGAAAGCCCTGTTCGACGCCGAGCCCAAGTCACCCCTCTATGTCGCCATCAACCGGGTTCTGGTGCGCAACGACCCGAACCTGATGAGCATGATGAAAGAGGCCAGCAGCAAAATGTGCCTGGCCACAGCACTGACCCCCGGCTTTCGCGGCTTCGACTTGATGCGCCAGCGCGGCAGTTGCCCCATGGGCATGCGCTGGGCCGCCAGCTCGGACATGGGCTCGGAGCTGTCGCACATCTGGATCGACCAGTTCACCTACTGGGACTCCTGGGAAGCACACGAGGACTTCCATGAAACCTTTGAGGACGTGGTGGTGCAGTCCTGCGCCAAGTGCGGCGGCATGTTGCTCGACGGACCAGAAGAGCCGATCTTCCGCATCGTCAAAAGCAAACTGCCCAAGCTGGTGTCACGCAACCAGTTCGTGCAGATGGCCTTCGGCGGCGCTGATCCGAGCAAAATGAAAGGCTATGCGATGGATACCGAGCATACGGTCACGGTACTCGCCACCCATCAGGTGCGCCACGGCAAGGAAGAGGAATTCGAGCAGGGCGAAATCCAGACCATGGAGATGCTGGAGGCATCCCCCGGCGTGATCGGCTGGCAGATCATCAAGCGCATCGGCCTGTCCACCCTCGGCAGCGGCCAGGCCACGGTCGAGTCCATGATGGCAGAGCTCAAGCGCGAACCCGGCGCCAAGCTGCAGCGCACCGCCGAGGTTTGGGAGGGCTACAGCATCCCGGCCGAATACATCACCATGGTCGAGTTCGAGAACATGAACTACGCCCAGACCAGCATGCCGCATGTCAACGTCAAGCCCGAGATCCTCCAGGTTCACGGCACCAAGGTGCTGAACAACTGCCTGACCAAGCCCACCGTGCGCATCTCAGACAGCATGTTCAGCGAGCATACCTATCGTGAGATCCTGCAAGGCTTGCGCTAG
- a CDS encoding DUF599 domain-containing protein, which translates to MAADETLGVLMEQGFKWAVVVCSNSRLAWVVLLLIQEGRVRDEDVYSIVITDKALEIGLSGSAISLLVLYHLFHAWEVRARPEQTSFGRNSLARARWAAHIMRKGSDILAVQTLRNWTMGATLLASTAIVLALGILSFALSSDGVDQLNSIVHIAGVRSHALAVIKALLAVFIYLIGFVSFSLCIRFYNHAAFLLNLPPGEGEEPDPTAAIHAISRGAGAYNFGMRAYYVSIPLMLWLLGPIWFFLGAVVMIFLIYRLDHGSG; encoded by the coding sequence TTGGCCGCCGATGAAACTCTTGGTGTCCTTATGGAACAAGGGTTTAAGTGGGCCGTTGTGGTTTGTAGTAATAGCCGGCTGGCGTGGGTTGTGCTACTTCTAATCCAAGAAGGCCGTGTAAGGGACGAAGATGTGTACTCAATCGTGATTACCGACAAAGCACTCGAAATTGGCCTATCCGGCTCCGCCATCAGCCTGTTGGTGTTGTACCACTTGTTCCACGCATGGGAGGTGAGAGCGCGCCCGGAGCAGACGTCCTTTGGGCGCAATTCTCTAGCGCGGGCACGTTGGGCGGCGCATATCATGCGCAAGGGTTCGGATATTCTGGCGGTGCAGACGTTGCGCAATTGGACCATGGGCGCCACCCTGCTGGCTTCTACGGCCATCGTGCTGGCACTGGGGATTCTGAGCTTCGCGCTCAGCTCGGATGGTGTCGACCAGCTAAACAGCATTGTTCATATCGCCGGCGTGCGCAGCCACGCGCTGGCAGTGATCAAGGCGTTGCTGGCGGTCTTTATCTACTTAATTGGCTTCGTCAGCTTTTCGCTGTGCATCCGCTTTTACAACCACGCAGCCTTTCTGCTCAATCTGCCGCCGGGGGAGGGTGAAGAACCCGATCCGACAGCGGCGATTCATGCCATCAGCCGCGGGGCTGGTGCTTATAACTTCGGCATGCGCGCCTACTATGTCTCCATCCCGCTAATGCTATGGCTGCTTGGGCCGATCTGGTTCTTCCTTGGCGCGGTGGTGATGATCTTTCTCATCTACCGACTGGATCACGGTTCTGGTTGA
- a CDS encoding STAS domain-containing protein codes for MTADYFDQEGVLVVQPGKRLDSTSSPEVDREVSARIEAGASRVVFDFQNTEYLSSAGLRVMMKAAKATGKSGGGVGLCGANAHVKQVVELCGMESLFKIAPSLDRAIKLV; via the coding sequence GTGACGGCAGACTATTTTGATCAGGAGGGGGTACTGGTGGTGCAGCCGGGAAAGCGGCTCGATTCAACCAGCTCGCCGGAGGTCGATCGAGAGGTATCGGCGCGCATCGAAGCGGGCGCTTCGCGGGTGGTGTTCGACTTTCAGAATACTGAATATCTTTCCAGTGCCGGGCTGCGAGTGATGATGAAAGCCGCCAAGGCCACAGGAAAGAGCGGAGGCGGTGTCGGGTTGTGTGGCGCCAACGCGCATGTCAAGCAGGTTGTCGAGCTGTGCGGGATGGAGTCCCTGTTTAAGATCGCCCCGAGTCTCGATCGCGCGATCAAGCTCGTTTAG
- a CDS encoding ATP-binding protein, with product MKFQVADTPDAIAVLIEQVESELMDAAIPFAAVHAAVLCIEELVVNILKHGKIEGKEPNIEVEVQLEDGRMVIDISDDTTPFDPTAAGPPEHIDAPLEDRPIGGLGIHLVQTLTNELSYKRVGQRNHLRLVKRIEEK from the coding sequence ATGAAATTTCAGGTAGCGGACACTCCAGATGCCATCGCCGTACTCATTGAGCAGGTCGAAAGCGAGCTGATGGACGCGGCGATTCCCTTTGCCGCCGTGCATGCGGCTGTGCTGTGCATCGAAGAGCTTGTTGTCAACATCCTCAAGCACGGCAAAATCGAAGGCAAAGAGCCCAACATCGAAGTTGAGGTACAGCTTGAGGACGGGCGCATGGTCATCGACATCAGCGACGACACCACACCCTTCGACCCCACCGCCGCCGGCCCCCCTGAGCATATCGACGCCCCGCTGGAAGATCGCCCGATCGGCGGTTTAGGGATTCATCTGGTGCAGACGCTAACCAACGAACTGAGCTACAAGCGGGTCGGCCAGCGCAATCACCTGCGCCTGGTCAAGCGGATTGAGGAGAAGTGA
- the cuyB gene encoding cysteate racemase, which produces MPCLGVLGGLGPAATADFMCKLVAVTPAHCDQDHLPSLVLNLPQTPDRTAAILAKGPSPLPELQRAIEQLNGFGVDAIAIPCNTSHHWYDALASASDAPIIHIAEAALASLQPAGSVLLLASRGTVASGFYQRLCAQRGIDCSVPDQHRLQTAVDRCIAEVKAGAIDAAAEQFQQLLSAPLAIDSQTLILGCTELPLAMARVNTQGLQLVDTTLELARHAVQRLMPNAQL; this is translated from the coding sequence ATGCCCTGCCTAGGCGTCCTCGGCGGCCTGGGCCCAGCCGCCACCGCCGATTTTATGTGCAAGCTGGTGGCAGTGACCCCGGCGCACTGCGATCAGGACCATCTGCCCAGCCTGGTCCTGAACCTACCGCAGACCCCTGACCGCACCGCCGCCATCCTCGCCAAGGGCCCGAGCCCGCTCCCCGAGCTGCAGCGTGCCATCGAACAGCTGAATGGCTTTGGGGTCGATGCGATCGCGATTCCCTGTAATACCTCGCACCATTGGTACGATGCCTTGGCCAGCGCCAGTGACGCGCCGATCATCCATATCGCCGAGGCCGCGCTGGCGAGCTTGCAGCCAGCAGGCTCAGTCTTGCTGCTGGCCTCCCGCGGCACGGTCGCCTCGGGCTTCTACCAACGGCTGTGCGCGCAGCGCGGCATCGACTGCAGCGTTCCTGATCAACATCGCTTGCAAACGGCTGTTGACCGCTGTATCGCCGAGGTCAAGGCCGGCGCGATTGATGCCGCCGCAGAACAGTTCCAGCAGTTGCTCAGCGCCCCCCTGGCGATCGATTCGCAAACGCTGATCCTTGGCTGCACCGAACTGCCGCTGGCGATGGCGCGGGTCAACACCCAGGGTCTTCAGCTCGTCGATACGACACTCGAGCTGGCACGCCATGCGGTGCAGCGGCTGATGCCCAACGCCCAGCTGTAA